A genome region from Mycolicibacterium litorale includes the following:
- a CDS encoding SDR family oxidoreductase, protein MDIDNTVVAITGAGSGIGRALAESFAAAGARLVLGDIDDEGLAATADRLAAEGATVTALHADASSADDIAAMVAEPVDVFVANAGVVGAPGLGGEADWDRILEVNLRAHIRAARLVVPQWQARGRGHFVAVASAAGLLTQIGDAGYAVTKHAAVGFAEWLAVTYGDDGIGVTCVCPMGVDTALLSAIRDSDDPAVQLGANSVVMAGAVLSAREVADQTVAAVRDGRFLVLPHPEVRDMLAGKVADHDRWIAGMQRYQRSLRG, encoded by the coding sequence ATGGACATCGACAACACGGTCGTGGCGATCACCGGGGCGGGGTCGGGAATCGGGCGCGCGCTCGCGGAATCCTTCGCCGCCGCCGGCGCGCGCCTGGTGCTCGGCGACATCGACGACGAGGGGCTGGCCGCCACCGCCGACCGTCTCGCGGCCGAGGGAGCCACCGTCACGGCTCTGCACGCCGACGCGAGTTCGGCCGACGACATCGCGGCGATGGTCGCCGAACCGGTCGACGTCTTCGTCGCCAACGCCGGGGTCGTGGGCGCACCCGGCCTCGGCGGCGAAGCGGACTGGGACCGCATCCTCGAGGTGAACCTGCGCGCCCACATCCGTGCGGCCCGGTTGGTGGTCCCGCAGTGGCAGGCGCGCGGCCGCGGCCATTTCGTCGCCGTGGCGTCGGCCGCCGGCCTGCTCACCCAGATCGGCGACGCGGGTTACGCGGTGACCAAACACGCGGCGGTGGGCTTCGCCGAATGGCTCGCGGTCACCTACGGCGACGACGGCATCGGCGTGACCTGCGTGTGTCCGATGGGCGTCGACACCGCGCTGCTGTCGGCGATCCGGGATTCGGACGATCCCGCCGTGCAGCTGGGGGCGAACTCGGTGGTGATGGCCGGCGCCGTGCTCAGCGCGCGCGAGGTCGCCGACCAGACCGTCGCCGCGGTCCGCGACGGGCGTTTCCTGGTGCTCCCCCATCCCGAGGTGCGCGACATGCTGGCCGGCAAGGTCGCCGATCACGACCGGTGGATCGCCGGGATGCAGCGCTACCAGCGGTCACTGCGCGGGTAG
- the amaB gene encoding L-piperidine-6-carboxylate dehydrogenase has product MTTTTPAPTPAPTGAALPTADELRDRVRAALDAIGATTELGGPGDGGLPAGTPITGEVLFTVPETSAAQTEAAIEAAADAFTHWRTTPAPVRGALVARLGELLVEHKAALATLVTVEAGKITAEALGEVQEMIDICQFAVGLSRQLYGKTIASERPGHRLMETWHPLGVVGVITAFNFPVAVWSWNTAVALVCGDTVVWKPSELTPLTAIACQALLERAADDVGAPRAVGRLVLGGREVGETLVDDPRVALLSATGSVRMGRQVAPRVAQRFGKVLLELGGNNAAIVTPSADLDLAVRAIVFSAAGTAGQRCTTLRRLIVHRSIADDLLERITAAYRQLPVGDPTADGTLVGPLIHETAYRDMIAALDAARADGGEVTGGERRIFEGERGDTSFYVTPAVVRMPAQTAVVHTETFAPILYVLTYDDLDEAIALNNEVPQGLSSAIFTLDVREAERFLAADGSDCGIANVNIGTSGAEIGGAFGGEKQTGGGRESGSDAWKAYMRRATNTVNYSAELPLAQGVHFG; this is encoded by the coding sequence ATGACGACGACGACCCCCGCGCCGACCCCCGCGCCGACCGGAGCGGCGCTGCCGACCGCCGACGAGCTCAGAGACCGGGTTCGCGCCGCACTCGACGCGATCGGCGCGACCACGGAGCTGGGCGGCCCGGGCGACGGCGGCCTGCCTGCCGGCACTCCGATCACCGGTGAGGTGCTGTTCACGGTTCCCGAGACTTCGGCGGCGCAGACCGAGGCCGCGATCGAGGCGGCCGCCGACGCCTTCACCCACTGGCGCACCACCCCGGCGCCGGTGCGCGGTGCACTGGTCGCCCGGCTGGGCGAACTGCTCGTCGAGCACAAGGCGGCGCTGGCGACGCTGGTGACCGTGGAAGCGGGCAAGATCACCGCCGAGGCACTGGGCGAAGTGCAGGAGATGATCGACATCTGCCAGTTCGCGGTCGGTCTGTCGCGCCAGCTGTACGGCAAGACGATCGCGTCGGAGCGGCCGGGACACCGCCTCATGGAGACCTGGCATCCGCTCGGCGTCGTCGGGGTCATCACCGCGTTCAACTTCCCGGTGGCGGTGTGGTCCTGGAACACCGCGGTCGCGCTGGTGTGCGGCGACACCGTCGTGTGGAAGCCCTCGGAACTCACCCCGCTGACGGCCATCGCCTGCCAGGCGCTGCTCGAGCGGGCGGCCGACGACGTCGGTGCGCCGCGCGCGGTCGGCCGACTCGTGCTGGGCGGACGCGAGGTCGGCGAGACACTGGTCGACGATCCGCGGGTGGCGCTGCTGTCGGCGACCGGCTCGGTCCGGATGGGCCGGCAGGTCGCACCGCGGGTCGCGCAACGTTTCGGCAAGGTCCTGCTGGAACTCGGCGGCAACAACGCCGCGATCGTCACGCCGTCGGCGGACCTGGATCTCGCCGTGCGGGCCATCGTGTTCTCGGCCGCGGGCACCGCGGGCCAGCGTTGCACCACCCTGCGCAGGCTGATCGTCCACCGGTCGATCGCCGACGATCTCCTCGAGCGCATCACCGCCGCGTATCGCCAACTGCCGGTGGGTGATCCGACCGCCGACGGAACGCTGGTCGGCCCGCTGATCCACGAGACCGCCTACCGGGACATGATCGCCGCGCTGGACGCGGCCCGCGCCGACGGTGGTGAGGTGACCGGCGGCGAGCGGCGCATCTTCGAGGGCGAACGCGGTGACACGTCCTTCTACGTCACGCCTGCGGTGGTGCGGATGCCCGCGCAGACCGCGGTGGTGCACACCGAGACGTTCGCGCCGATCCTCTACGTCCTCACCTACGACGACCTCGACGAGGCCATCGCGCTGAACAACGAAGTGCCACAGGGCCTTTCGTCGGCGATCTTCACCCTCGACGTCCGCGAGGCCGAGCGCTTCCTGGCTGCCGACGGCTCGGACTGCGGCATCGCCAACGTCAACATCGGCACCTCCGGGGCGGAGATCGGCGGTGCGTTCGGCGGTGAGAAGCAGACCGGCGGCGGCCGCGAATCCGGCTCCGATGCGTGGAAGGCCTACATGCGCCGGGCCACCAACACCGTCAACTACTCGGCCGAACTGCCCCTGGCGCAAGGGGTGCACTTCGGCTGA
- a CDS encoding glycosyltransferase: protein MATILAYTSPSAGHLFPMLALLGELAGRGHRVHVRTYAAGVPVARAAGMAADTVDPRIEAIVSEDWRAGSGRAVLRMTIDTFGARGAHELADVDDAVARVGPDVLVLDINCWGAMAVAEASRLPWAVFSPYTPFLTSPGMPPVGAGMAPRRGPVGWVRDLGVRTVVRRVFDVPMMGHVNVFRAQRGLPALSDVDAVLRRAPLMLVAGGEPFEYPHPGWGDAVQMIGPCEFDPAAADTPEWLDAVDMPVVLVTTSSVKQADSALVATALTALADAPVHVVATCPAGIPDGIVVPPNATVTGFLPHGPVLDRAICAITHGGMGVTQKALARGVPVCAVPYGRDQFEVARRVEAARCGTRIPARRLTPPRLRAGVERALAMTAGARRVADGFAATGGVARGADLVEQRVIRRSVSRSAPLAPGAVRPSS from the coding sequence ATGGCGACCATCCTGGCCTACACCTCACCGTCGGCGGGCCACCTCTTCCCGATGCTCGCGCTCCTCGGTGAGCTGGCCGGGCGCGGGCACCGCGTCCACGTGCGCACCTACGCGGCCGGCGTCCCCGTCGCGCGTGCGGCCGGAATGGCCGCGGACACTGTGGATCCCCGCATCGAGGCCATCGTCAGCGAGGACTGGCGCGCCGGCAGTGGCCGCGCGGTGCTGCGGATGACCATCGACACCTTCGGTGCGCGCGGCGCACACGAACTGGCCGATGTCGACGACGCGGTCGCGCGGGTGGGACCCGACGTGCTGGTGCTCGACATCAACTGCTGGGGTGCGATGGCCGTCGCCGAGGCCTCGAGGCTTCCGTGGGCGGTGTTCTCCCCGTACACGCCGTTTCTCACCTCCCCGGGTATGCCGCCGGTGGGTGCGGGGATGGCGCCGCGCCGGGGTCCGGTGGGGTGGGTGCGCGACCTGGGGGTGCGCACGGTGGTGCGCCGGGTGTTCGACGTGCCGATGATGGGTCACGTCAACGTGTTTCGGGCCCAGCGTGGACTTCCCGCCCTGTCCGATGTGGACGCCGTCCTGCGTCGCGCACCGCTGATGCTGGTGGCGGGCGGCGAGCCGTTCGAGTATCCCCACCCGGGCTGGGGCGATGCCGTACAGATGATCGGCCCCTGCGAGTTCGACCCGGCCGCCGCTGACACGCCGGAGTGGCTCGACGCCGTCGACATGCCGGTGGTGCTGGTCACGACGTCATCGGTGAAGCAGGCTGATTCCGCGCTCGTCGCCACCGCGCTGACCGCGCTCGCCGATGCGCCCGTCCACGTCGTCGCGACCTGTCCGGCGGGCATCCCCGACGGAATCGTGGTGCCCCCCAACGCCACGGTGACGGGATTCCTGCCGCACGGACCGGTGCTCGACCGCGCGATCTGCGCGATCACCCACGGCGGTATGGGCGTCACCCAAAAGGCGCTGGCGCGGGGCGTCCCGGTGTGCGCGGTGCCCTACGGCCGCGACCAGTTCGAGGTGGCCCGGCGGGTGGAGGCGGCGCGGTGCGGCACCAGGATCCCGGCCCGGCGCCTCACCCCGCCCCGTCTGCGGGCGGGAGTCGAACGCGCACTGGCGATGACGGCAGGCGCGCGACGGGTCGCCGACGGCTTCGCCGCCACCGGCGGCGTGGCGCGCGGGGCGGATCTCGTGGAACAGCGGGTCATCCGCCGGTCGGTCAGCCGAAGTGCACCCCTTGCGCCAGGGGCAGTTCGGCCGAGTAGTTGA
- a CDS encoding cation-translocating P-type ATPase, with product MTRPPGIGLLTAPLRAAGTVTRTAAAVALEALGGPTARRCQAVGNRCWVEVRGLGGEHAGDIAAEVVRAVKELPGVRSVALNTTVARIVVTVDDDGPSLPDVLRTVDDAERAVDAGARRTQPMNLPGDDAVLAARTAGAAFAMAGLGLSVSATVLRLRGLPDVVSAVPTLVDHMPRLRRQVESRLGPDGTDLLFAAAHATMATLAVSPVSAVAEAAQRTMLAAEAWNDRASWRRHEPSLSQHASDDRPPTKRVSPPEGKPERYADRAATVGAAAGLALGALSGNLAAAGEAAVVAAPKALRTSREAFACALSRGFTAQHGGLVLHPRALRTLDRIDTVVIDPRALHTDEVMVSRVRGLTNSHRSRAWQAARKALADGRLTTGWHPMSEVPDAGEEGEVLVSHVRDPHAAAVVAEARRTRPRVVSIADDGLRSLAQGFDHLHPVGESPDEALAEAVAAAKDDGATVLLITTADMTSPHAADVTVGVLREGRPPPWSADLLVDDLTGAWRVLHSLPAARAASEKGVELSLSSSSIGALMLIPGVPGRGPVSVHAGAMAGLLSGFSAGRRVFRDALPSAEPGHDWHALPVDEVAHLLPQREGPVEDGSERSFVPEPVVGVWNYARDFVGEVRANLADPLTPILVTGAMASALLGSPFDAALVGSVLLGNAALSAEQQLHAERILRRLLAVQDPPARRRLGADEADGDEEVAATRLRPGDVIEVRSGEVVPADVRLTEAVNLEVDESSLTGESLPVAKETDPSPGAPLAERSCMLYAGSTVVAGSGIGIVTAVGASSEMQRAIAMAPSKSREIGLQAQLRRITGRALPWSLGGGALVGLLSMLRRTPLRASAASAVGVMVAAVPEGLPLVATLAQLAAARRLSGESVLIRNPHSVEALARVQVVCFDKTGTLSENRLQVKRLRPVEGHTEAEVLAMAASTIVVRNGQRTEHATDDAILRAAGRDDPDAGTREPDAVLPFQSGRPYAAALTGNRLTIKGAPERISASLADDLTDDRALSSLFDEMTTQGLRVLAVAECELSDEDARVAAGDPERLEQLCACNLRPVGVVGLADTLRPSAGDLLRALGDKGIGVRLITGDHPVTAAVVANDLGLDVTPDQVVTGDEWENMSADERATAVAEYAVFARMTPEHKIDVVQALEDSGVVTAMVGDGANDAAAIRAASVGIGVAAPGSDPARTAADVMLLDGRIDALLEAIDEGNQLWRRVQSAVSVLLGGNAGEVCFALISSLLTGRSVLNARQMLLVNMLTDALPAAALAVSPQSDTGEADRDESAMWQAIAIRGAATTTGATAAWLMASVTGTPRRAATAALIGLVSTQMLQTLLDSHGPLVVATNIGTFAAMIGIISTPAVSQLFGCTPVGPFAWGQAFLAAAAATAISAVAPALLQRLTGAGSVVDDDHDAGADEDGVDLAQRRGEDADGPAEERVLATASHQAGK from the coding sequence GTGACCAGACCTCCCGGCATCGGATTGTTGACCGCTCCGCTCCGGGCCGCCGGGACAGTGACCCGCACCGCCGCCGCCGTCGCACTGGAGGCGCTCGGCGGCCCCACCGCGCGCCGCTGCCAGGCCGTCGGGAACCGCTGCTGGGTGGAGGTGCGCGGCCTCGGGGGCGAGCACGCCGGCGACATCGCCGCCGAGGTGGTGCGCGCGGTCAAGGAACTGCCGGGGGTGCGGTCGGTGGCGCTGAACACCACGGTCGCGCGGATCGTGGTCACCGTCGACGATGACGGCCCGTCACTTCCGGACGTGCTGCGCACCGTCGACGACGCCGAACGCGCGGTCGACGCCGGCGCGCGGCGCACCCAGCCGATGAACCTGCCGGGCGACGATGCGGTCCTCGCCGCGCGGACCGCGGGCGCGGCCTTCGCCATGGCGGGACTGGGCCTGTCGGTGAGCGCGACGGTGCTGCGTCTGCGCGGGTTGCCCGACGTCGTCTCGGCCGTGCCGACCCTCGTCGACCACATGCCCCGCCTGCGCAGACAGGTGGAGAGCCGGCTGGGCCCCGACGGCACGGATCTGCTGTTCGCCGCCGCGCACGCCACCATGGCGACACTGGCCGTCTCGCCGGTGTCGGCGGTGGCCGAAGCCGCGCAGCGCACCATGCTCGCCGCCGAGGCGTGGAACGACCGGGCGTCGTGGCGGCGTCACGAACCGTCGCTGTCCCAGCACGCGTCCGACGACCGCCCGCCCACCAAGCGGGTCTCCCCTCCCGAGGGCAAGCCCGAGCGCTACGCCGACCGGGCCGCCACGGTCGGTGCGGCCGCGGGCCTGGCGCTGGGGGCGCTGTCCGGCAACCTCGCGGCAGCGGGCGAGGCGGCTGTCGTGGCCGCCCCCAAGGCCCTGCGCACCTCGCGGGAGGCGTTCGCCTGTGCGCTGAGCCGCGGGTTCACCGCCCAGCACGGCGGCCTGGTCCTGCATCCGCGGGCGCTGCGCACTCTCGACCGCATCGACACCGTGGTGATCGATCCGCGGGCACTGCACACCGACGAGGTGATGGTCAGCCGGGTGCGCGGGCTGACCAACTCGCACCGCAGTCGGGCCTGGCAGGCCGCGCGCAAGGCGCTGGCCGACGGCCGGCTCACCACCGGCTGGCATCCCATGTCCGAGGTCCCGGACGCCGGCGAGGAGGGCGAGGTCCTCGTCAGCCACGTCCGCGATCCGCACGCCGCGGCCGTGGTGGCGGAGGCGCGCCGCACCAGACCGCGCGTCGTGTCCATCGCCGACGACGGATTACGTTCCCTGGCACAGGGTTTCGACCATCTGCATCCGGTCGGCGAATCTCCCGACGAGGCGCTGGCCGAGGCGGTGGCGGCCGCCAAGGACGACGGCGCGACAGTGCTGCTGATCACGACCGCCGACATGACCAGCCCGCATGCCGCCGACGTGACCGTCGGCGTCCTGCGCGAAGGCAGGCCGCCGCCGTGGAGTGCCGATCTGCTCGTCGACGACCTCACCGGCGCGTGGCGCGTCCTGCATTCGCTGCCCGCGGCCCGCGCGGCGAGTGAGAAGGGCGTGGAGCTGTCGCTGTCGAGTTCGTCGATCGGGGCGCTGATGCTCATTCCGGGCGTTCCGGGCCGAGGTCCCGTCTCGGTGCACGCGGGCGCCATGGCGGGCCTGCTGTCCGGCTTCTCGGCAGGCCGACGGGTGTTCCGCGACGCACTGCCCAGCGCCGAACCCGGCCACGACTGGCACGCGCTGCCGGTGGACGAGGTGGCCCACCTGCTGCCGCAACGGGAAGGTCCCGTCGAGGACGGCTCCGAACGCAGCTTCGTGCCCGAACCCGTTGTCGGAGTGTGGAATTACGCCCGCGACTTCGTCGGCGAGGTGCGCGCGAACCTGGCCGACCCGCTCACCCCGATCCTCGTCACCGGCGCGATGGCGAGCGCGCTGCTCGGCTCGCCCTTCGACGCCGCGCTCGTCGGCAGCGTTCTGCTGGGCAACGCCGCACTGTCGGCCGAACAGCAGCTGCACGCCGAACGCATCCTGCGGCGGCTGCTCGCCGTCCAGGATCCGCCGGCCCGGCGCCGGCTGGGTGCCGACGAGGCCGACGGCGACGAGGAGGTGGCCGCCACCCGGCTGCGTCCCGGCGACGTGATCGAGGTGCGCTCGGGAGAAGTGGTCCCGGCCGACGTCCGGCTGACCGAGGCCGTCAACCTCGAGGTGGACGAATCCTCGCTCACCGGAGAGTCGTTGCCCGTCGCGAAGGAGACCGATCCGTCGCCCGGCGCACCGCTGGCCGAGCGGTCCTGCATGCTCTACGCCGGTTCGACGGTGGTGGCGGGCAGCGGAATCGGCATCGTGACCGCGGTGGGCGCGAGTTCGGAGATGCAGCGCGCGATCGCGATGGCGCCGTCGAAGTCGAGGGAGATCGGCCTGCAGGCCCAGCTGCGCCGGATCACCGGCCGTGCCCTGCCGTGGAGCCTGGGCGGCGGCGCGCTCGTCGGACTGCTGTCGATGCTGCGGCGCACACCGCTGCGTGCATCCGCCGCCAGCGCCGTGGGCGTCATGGTGGCCGCGGTGCCGGAGGGGTTGCCGTTGGTCGCCACACTCGCCCAGCTGGCGGCCGCCCGCCGGCTGTCCGGTGAATCGGTGCTGATCCGCAACCCGCACTCGGTCGAGGCGCTCGCGCGCGTACAGGTGGTGTGCTTCGACAAGACCGGGACGCTGAGTGAGAACCGGTTGCAGGTCAAGAGGTTACGGCCGGTCGAGGGGCACACCGAGGCCGAGGTACTGGCCATGGCGGCCAGCACCATCGTGGTCCGCAACGGTCAGCGCACCGAGCACGCCACCGACGACGCGATCCTGCGTGCCGCGGGTCGCGACGACCCCGATGCCGGCACCCGGGAACCCGATGCGGTGCTGCCGTTCCAGTCGGGCCGCCCGTACGCCGCCGCGCTCACCGGCAACCGGCTCACCATCAAGGGCGCCCCCGAACGGATCTCCGCCTCGCTCGCCGACGACCTCACCGACGACAGGGCGCTGTCATCGCTGTTCGACGAGATGACAACCCAGGGGCTGCGGGTCCTCGCGGTCGCAGAGTGCGAGCTCAGCGACGAGGACGCCCGCGTCGCGGCCGGCGACCCCGAACGGCTCGAGCAGTTGTGCGCGTGCAACCTGCGCCCCGTCGGCGTCGTCGGGCTGGCGGACACACTGCGGCCCAGCGCCGGCGATCTGCTCCGCGCGCTCGGCGACAAGGGCATCGGCGTCCGGCTCATCACCGGTGACCACCCCGTCACCGCCGCCGTCGTCGCGAACGACCTCGGACTCGATGTCACCCCCGATCAGGTGGTGACGGGCGACGAGTGGGAGAACATGTCGGCCGACGAACGCGCCACGGCCGTGGCCGAGTACGCGGTGTTCGCCCGGATGACGCCGGAACACAAGATCGACGTGGTGCAGGCACTCGAAGACAGCGGTGTGGTCACCGCGATGGTCGGCGACGGCGCCAACGACGCCGCGGCGATCCGCGCGGCGAGCGTCGGGATCGGGGTGGCGGCCCCGGGCAGCGACCCCGCGCGCACCGCGGCGGACGTGATGCTGCTCGACGGCCGCATCGACGCCCTGCTGGAGGCCATCGACGAAGGCAACCAGCTGTGGCGCCGCGTCCAGTCGGCGGTCTCGGTGCTCCTCGGAGGCAACGCAGGCGAGGTCTGCTTCGCGCTGATCAGCAGCCTGTTGACGGGCCGGTCGGTGCTCAACGCCCGCCAGATGCTGCTGGTCAACATGCTCACCGACGCGCTGCCCGCGGCCGCGCTGGCGGTCAGCCCGCAGTCCGACACCGGGGAGGCCGACCGCGACGAGTCGGCGATGTGGCAGGCGATCGCGATACGCGGCGCGGCAACCACGACCGGCGCGACCGCGGCGTGGCTGATGGCCAGTGTCACGGGGACGCCGCGGCGGGCCGCCACCGCCGCGCTGATCGGGCTGGTGTCCACGCAGATGTTGCAGACGCTGCTCGATTCGCACGGCCCGCTGGTGGTGGCCACCAACATCGGCACCTTCGCCGCGATGATCGGCATCATCAGCACCCCGGCGGTGAGCCAGCTGTTCGGATGCACGCCGGTCGGGCCGTTCGCGTGGGGTCAGGCCTTCCTCGCCGCGGCGGCCGCCACGGCGATCTCGGCCGTCGCGCCCGCGCTGCTGCAGCGCCTCACCGGGGCCGGTTCAGTCGTCGACGATGACCACGACGCCGGCGCGGACGAGGACGGCGTAGATCTCGCGCAGCGGCGGGGTGAGGACGCGGACGGCCCCGCCGAGGAGCGCGTCCTGGCCACTGCTTCGCACCAGGCCGGCAAGTAG
- a CDS encoding Lrp/AsnC family transcriptional regulator codes for MGEPDEHPHPPAPLDEIDRILARELVADGRATLAHLAASAGLSVSAVQSRVRRLESRGVVTGYQARLNPEAVGHQLSAFVAITPLDPSQPDDAPARLEHIAQIESCHSVAGDESYMLLVRVGSARALEDLLQQIRTAANVRTRSTVILQTFYEGRQNVP; via the coding sequence ATGGGCGAACCCGACGAGCATCCGCACCCGCCGGCGCCGCTCGACGAGATCGACCGCATCCTGGCCCGTGAGCTCGTGGCCGACGGTCGAGCGACGCTCGCGCATCTGGCCGCCAGCGCGGGTCTGTCGGTATCGGCGGTGCAGTCGCGTGTGCGCCGGCTGGAGTCGCGCGGCGTGGTCACCGGATACCAGGCGAGGCTCAACCCGGAAGCGGTCGGACACCAGCTGTCGGCGTTCGTCGCGATCACCCCTCTCGATCCCTCCCAGCCCGATGATGCGCCCGCACGGCTGGAACACATAGCGCAGATCGAGTCCTGCCACTCGGTGGCCGGCGACGAGAGCTACATGCTGCTGGTGCGGGTGGGGTCGGCACGAGCGCTCGAGGATCTGCTGCAGCAGATCCGGACCGCGGCGAACGTGCGAACCCGAAGCACGGTCATTCTACAGACTTTTTACGAGGGACGGCAGAACGTACCGTAA